The Microlunatus antarcticus DNA segment TCAGTACTGCTCGGTCTCCGTGAAGTCCGCGTCCTCGGTGTCGTCGTCGTAGCGGATCGCGCTCAACGGGTCGAAGCCGGGGGCGCTGTCCTTCAGCGACAGGCCCATCTCGTGCAGCTTCAGCTTGACCTCGTCGATGGACTTGGAGCCGAAGTTGCGGATGTCCAGCAGGTCCTGCTCGCTGCGCGAGACGAGCTCGGACACCGTGTGGATGCCCTCGCGCTTGAGGCAGTTGTACGACCGGACGGTCAGGTTGAGGTCCTCGACCGGCAGGGCCAGGTCGGCGGCGAGCTGCTCGTCGATGGGCGACGGGCCGATCTCGATGCCCTCGGCCTCGACGTTGAGCTCACGGGCCAGGCCGAAGAGCTCGGTCAGCGTGCGCCCCGCCGAGGCGACG contains these protein-coding regions:
- a CDS encoding DNA-directed RNA polymerase subunit alpha, yielding LKALVVSSEEDEPVTMYLRKSGAGEVTAADIAPPAGVEVHNPDLHICTLNDSGRLDMELVVERGRGYVSAVQNKAIDAEIGRIPVDSIYSPVLKVTYKVEATRVEQRTDFDRLILDVETKPAIRPRDAVASAGRTLTELFGLARELNVEAEGIEIGPSPIDEQLAADLALPVEDLNLTVRSYNCLKREGIHTVSELVSRSEQDLLDIRNFGSKSIDEVKLKLHEMGLSLKDSAPGFDPLSAIRYDDDTEDADFTETEQY